The Methanothermobacter tenebrarum genome has a window encoding:
- a CDS encoding beta-CASP ribonuclease aCPSF1 translates to MVSRVLEEIKKTIMQRLPARVQVAKVEFEGPELVIYTKNPEIISENGDLIRELAKDLRKRIIIRSDRSVLMEPEKAIEKIHEIVPKEAEITNISFDDVTCEVIIEAKKPGLVIGKYGSTSREIVKNIGWAPKILRTPPISSEIIQRIRRTLRKNSKERKKILHQLGNRIHQETKYENDWARLTAIGGFREVGRSCLYLQTPNSRILLDCGVNVAGTDEKTSYPFLNVPEFAPDNLDAVIITHAHLDHSGFVPYLYHYGYDGPVYCTTPTRDLMTLLQLDHIDIAYREEQPLPFNVKHVKKCIKHTITLDYGEVTDIAPDIRLTLHNAGHILGSAMAHLHIGDGQHNMVYTGDFKYEQSRLLEPAVTRFPRLETLVMESTYGGKEDVQPSRNHAEKELIKTIYTTLRRGGKILIPVFAVGRAQELMVVLEEYIRTGIIHEVPVYIDGMIWEATAIHTARPEYLSKDLRDQIFHMGHNPFISDIFHKVNGMDERMDIIEGEPSIILSTSGMLTGGNSLEYFKWLCENEKNSLVFVGYQAEGSLGRRLQKGWKEIPLKEEGKTRVYKVKMDIKTIEGFSGHSDRRQLMEYVKRVSPRPEKILVCHGDNYKTLDLASSIYRTYKIETKTPLNLETVRIQ, encoded by the coding sequence ATGGTTTCAAGGGTCCTTGAAGAAATCAAGAAGACTATAATGCAAAGATTACCAGCAAGGGTCCAAGTAGCCAAAGTAGAATTCGAAGGACCAGAACTTGTAATCTATACAAAAAACCCGGAGATCATAAGCGAAAACGGTGACCTAATCAGGGAACTGGCCAAGGATCTTCGCAAGCGTATTATAATACGCTCAGACCGCTCAGTACTCATGGAACCAGAAAAGGCCATAGAAAAGATCCATGAGATAGTCCCAAAAGAGGCCGAGATAACCAATATCTCTTTTGATGATGTAACTTGTGAAGTTATCATAGAAGCTAAAAAACCAGGACTTGTAATAGGCAAATACGGTTCAACATCAAGAGAAATAGTGAAAAATATAGGATGGGCCCCTAAGATATTGAGAACACCACCCATATCATCAGAGATCATCCAAAGAATACGAAGAACCCTTAGAAAGAACAGCAAAGAACGTAAGAAGATACTGCACCAACTAGGGAATCGCATACACCAGGAGACAAAATACGAGAACGACTGGGCGAGACTAACAGCCATAGGCGGGTTCAGAGAAGTTGGAAGATCTTGCCTTTACCTTCAAACTCCCAACAGTAGAATACTACTAGACTGCGGAGTAAATGTAGCAGGAACAGATGAAAAAACATCCTACCCATTCTTAAACGTTCCAGAATTCGCACCAGACAACCTAGACGCTGTAATAATAACACACGCCCACCTAGACCATTCAGGCTTCGTACCATACCTCTACCATTATGGCTACGACGGGCCAGTATACTGCACAACACCCACAAGAGACCTAATGACATTACTCCAACTAGACCACATAGACATAGCCTACCGAGAAGAACAACCACTCCCATTCAATGTCAAACACGTGAAAAAATGCATAAAACATACAATCACACTCGACTACGGAGAAGTAACCGATATAGCACCAGATATAAGACTAACATTACACAACGCTGGCCACATACTAGGATCAGCCATGGCCCACCTCCACATCGGAGACGGCCAACACAACATGGTATACACTGGAGACTTCAAATACGAACAAAGCAGACTACTAGAACCAGCCGTCACAAGATTCCCCAGACTGGAAACCCTAGTCATGGAAAGCACCTATGGTGGAAAAGAAGATGTACAACCATCAAGAAACCATGCAGAAAAAGAACTGATAAAAACAATCTACACCACCCTCAGAAGAGGGGGTAAAATATTAATACCAGTATTCGCAGTTGGAAGGGCCCAGGAACTCATGGTAGTACTAGAAGAATATATAAGAACCGGGATCATCCATGAAGTCCCGGTATATATCGATGGGATGATATGGGAAGCCACAGCCATCCACACAGCCCGCCCAGAATACTTAAGCAAAGACTTGAGAGACCAAATATTCCATATGGGCCACAACCCATTCATATCAGATATATTCCATAAGGTTAATGGAATGGACGAGAGAATGGACATAATCGAAGGAGAACCATCAATTATCCTCTCAACCTCAGGGATGCTAACCGGTGGAAATTCTCTAGAATACTTCAAATGGTTATGTGAAAATGAAAAGAATTCCCTGGTCTTCGTAGGTTACCAAGCCGAAGGTTCGCTTGGCAGAAGACTCCAGAAAGGCTGGAAGGAAATACCACTCAAAGAAGAGGGTAAAACAAGAGTATACAAGGTTAAAATGGATATAAAGACTATAGAGGGTTTCAGCGGACACTCAGATCGCAGACAGCTCATGGAATATGTGAAAAGAGTGAGCCCCAGACCAGAGAAGATACTTGTATGCCATGGTGACAATTACAAAACCCTAGATCTCGCATCAAGCATCTACAGAACCTACAAGATAGAAACAAAAACGCCACTAAACCTAGAAACCGTGCGAATACAATAA
- the purM gene encoding phosphoribosylformylglycinamidine cyclo-ligase, which produces MVTYADSGVDINLEALTISKLASKLEKTLKYVDVLTKKGHFASIIRVGDMAIAMSTDGVGSKILVAEKLGKYDTIGIDCIAMVVNDIICVGAKPIAIVDYLAMEKPNPEIASEIGEGLAKGAELAETAIIGGETATLPEIVNNFDLAATGIGITDPENIITGEKIKAGDKLIGVESSGIHSNGLTLARKIFFEKLKLDASDPLPGSKDKIGEELLKPTRIYVKPILELLRSGVDIHGLAHITGGGYTNIRRLNDKVAYNIDKLPEPQPLFKTIHENGVPINEMYKVFNMGIGLVIIVDKEDAKKTIKITKKAYNAKEIGTVEEDPKGAVKIKTYTKEDITL; this is translated from the coding sequence TTGGTAACATACGCCGATTCTGGAGTAGATATAAACCTTGAAGCATTAACCATATCAAAACTAGCCTCAAAACTCGAAAAAACCTTAAAATATGTTGATGTACTCACAAAAAAAGGCCACTTCGCCTCTATAATACGAGTAGGTGACATGGCAATAGCAATGAGTACAGATGGGGTTGGCAGTAAAATACTAGTAGCAGAGAAACTAGGAAAATATGACACCATCGGAATAGACTGTATAGCAATGGTGGTAAATGACATAATATGTGTAGGCGCCAAACCAATCGCAATAGTCGACTACCTTGCAATGGAAAAACCAAACCCTGAAATCGCATCAGAAATAGGTGAAGGATTAGCAAAGGGGGCTGAACTAGCAGAAACCGCTATAATAGGTGGGGAAACAGCAACACTACCAGAGATAGTGAACAATTTCGACCTAGCAGCCACGGGCATAGGGATAACAGACCCTGAAAATATAATAACCGGAGAAAAGATAAAAGCCGGTGACAAGCTAATAGGAGTCGAAAGTAGTGGGATACACAGCAACGGATTAACCCTCGCAAGGAAAATATTCTTCGAAAAACTGAAACTAGATGCCAGTGACCCCCTACCAGGTTCAAAGGATAAAATAGGGGAAGAACTCCTAAAACCCACAAGAATTTATGTCAAACCCATACTAGAACTTCTCAGATCAGGAGTAGACATCCATGGACTCGCACATATAACAGGAGGCGGTTACACAAACATACGCCGCCTTAACGATAAAGTAGCCTATAATATAGATAAACTGCCAGAACCACAACCCCTATTCAAGACAATCCACGAAAACGGAGTACCAATAAATGAAATGTACAAAGTCTTCAACATGGGCATAGGCCTCGTAATAATAGTGGACAAAGAAGATGCAAAAAAAACAATAAAAATAACCAAGAAGGCCTACAATGCAAAGGAGATAGGAACTGTCGAAGAAGACCCCAAAGGGGCTGTGAAAATCAAAACATACACAAAAGAGGATATCACACTCTAA